From the genome of Solibacillus sp. FSL H8-0538:
CTGATCAAATCTTCCCTGTAGTAAAGTATCAATTAAATATAAGTGCGTAATGGCCGCTACTGGATCTCGTACTTCTTCTCGTCCCGACGTTGGAAGCCATCCTAAATTAATACTGAAAATCCATTGTTCCATTAATCCAAGCCAGAAGATTGGCATGGATACACCAATAAGTGCTACGATCATCGCAATATAATCGAACCATGAATTTTGGAACCAGGCTGAAATAATGCCTGCGTTCATGCCAATAATGACTGCAATGATCATCGCAAAAATTGCAAGCTCAAACGTTGCAGCTAAATATGGCCAAACCTCTGATATTATTGGCTGTCTCGTTCGAAGTGAATCTCCTAAATCACCAGTCAAAATCCCTTTTAAATAATCAAAGTACTGCACATACCACGGATTATTTAAGCCAAGCTTATCCCGCAATGCAGCAATTGCTTCTGCCGTTGCCTGCTGACCTAAAATGACCTGCGCTGGATCTCCTGGTATCGCACGAATAATAAGGAACACAATAAACGTCATCCCCAGCAATACTGGAATTAAATGCAATAGGCGTTTCCCTATGTAGTGAAGCATCTCCTTCACCCCTTCATCAAATTCATGTTGAATTTAGAAAAAAGGAGAGGCCATTCACCTCCCCTTTCACCAATCAAAGCCTCAATTCAGATAGTGCCTTAACACCCACTGAATATTGTAAAGCTACTCAATTGAAACATTGTCTAATTTATCTGAGCCTGTTGGATGTGGTAAGAAACCTTTTACTCCCGCTTTTGCAGCAAGTAATGGTGTTGAGTGTGCAAGTGGAACCCACGGCGCATCCTCATGAATAATTACTTGTGCTTGTTTGTAAAGGTCAATACGTTTGTTTTCGTCCACTTCAGATTGAGCAGCGATTAATAAATCATGCACTTCATCATTTGAGTAGTACGCGTAGTTGTTACTGCCGATATTATCTTTATCCAGCAATGTGTAGATAAAATTATCCGCATCTCCATTATCACCTGTCCAACCTAGCATGAATGCATCGGCTTCACCGTTTTTCGCTTTCTCTAAGTAAGTTGCCCACTCAAATGTTACGATTTCCGATGGAATTCCAACGTCTGCTAAGTTTTTCTGGATAACTTCAGCAACCTTTGCACCGTCTGGCATATAAGGACGTGGTACCGGCATTGCCCATAGCTCGATTTCCTTACCGTCATAGCCAGCCTCTGCAAGTAATGCTTTTGCTTTTTCTGGGTCATATGCATAGCCTTCAATATCGTCGTTATAGCCACTAATTGAAGGAGGCATTGGGTTTTTCGCTACTTGTGCACGTCCTTCA
Proteins encoded in this window:
- a CDS encoding ABC transporter permease, which codes for MLHYIGKRLLHLIPVLLGMTFIVFLIIRAIPGDPAQVILGQQATAEAIAALRDKLGLNNPWYVQYFDYLKGILTGDLGDSLRTRQPIISEVWPYLAATFELAIFAMIIAVIIGMNAGIISAWFQNSWFDYIAMIVALIGVSMPIFWLGLMEQWIFSINLGWLPTSGREEVRDPVAAITHLYLIDTLLQGRFDQFLIVVKHLILPGLALATIPTAIIARMTRASMLEVMRSDYVRTARAKGQKMLIVIYKHALKNAFIPVLTIIGLQTGLLLGGAILTETIFSWPGIGRYIYEAIGYRDYPVIQSGILIVAFLFVMINLIVDLLYTVIDSRIKYN